Proteins encoded within one genomic window of Komagataella phaffii GS115 chromosome 3, complete sequence:
- a CDS encoding High affinity sulfate permease gives MSDSIYERGGELPLEPQHFKFANDESVKIAGYEDKQVGPLDVLHEIVDSPWTRFKDYLISLFPILRWILHYNLKWFYSDLIAGVTVGCVMVPQSMSYAQLAGLTPEFGLYSSFVGVLIYCFFATSKDVSIGPVAVMSLQVGKVVAHVQEKHGDLYPAHVIATAVAFICGVVALGIGLLRLGFLLEFISMPAVVGFMTGSALNIVAGQVPGLMGFNKLVNTRDSTYKVIIETLKHLPDSTIDAAFGIIPLFILYLWKYVCDFGPKRYPSKQKWFFYTSVMRNGVVIIFATLVSWGAYYDWTHNKYPGGAKKVPWSILGTVPSGLKHTGVMEMPNGIFSAFASQIPVSVIILLLEHISISKSFGRVNDYKIVPDQEVIAIGVTNLLGTFFSAYPATGSFSRSALKAKCGVRTPLAGVYTGVVVLLALYALTEAFYFIPKASLSAVIIHAVGDLMAHWRVTWDFYLIAPLDAAIFLICVLVSVFSTIENGIYFAMAASAVTLLWRNLRTHGQFLGRIKVAEVIDPIVVSRSGRSEYSESSSSINEDTGSIEKKKIHIKFFSKDGQNSDIELQTKEYSKEYPSDQEFDPSNFDLSKLPKRTRFATRWVPIPKSKFPLSSSHTYANYINEEIEILPPPTGVIVYRPGEAFTYLNCSRHLDTLLDYMKSNTRRGETVVYKVKSDRPWNDPGELTWNFNSVKNIFKRKKNIDSNEDEIEVVEDNRPILKLIHFDFASVTGVDVTSIQALVDLRKAVSRYTGRDIEFHFSGIINPWIKKSLINAGFGKPFQPLKGSTIDNAVSSEHRYYDIGTSYDEYDSTFSAETYDDAELQIGRHRYYAVNSTETPFIHLDIPSYDYLE, from the coding sequence ATGTCTGATTCGATTTATGAACGAGGTGGAGAACTTCCCTTAGAACCACAGCACTTCAAATTTGCTAATGATGAATCTGTGAAGATTGCAGGCTACGAAGACAAGCAGGTCGGACCATTAGATGTTCTTCATGAGATCGTCGACTCTCCATGGACTAGATTTAAAGATTATCTCATATCGTTATTCCCTATTCTACGCTGGATTTTGCACTACAACCTGAAATGGTTCTACTCTGATTTGATTGCTGGGGTCACTGTGGGATGTGTCATGGTTCCTCAGTCTATGTCTTACGCACAGCTTGCCGGGTTGACACCAGAATTTGGTTTATACTCCAGTTTTGTTGGTGTCCTGATTTATTGTTTCTTCGCTACTTCTAAGGATGTTTCTATCGGTCCGGTCGCAGTCATGTCATTGCAAGTCGGTAAGGTTGTGGCTCATGTTCAAGAGAAGCATGGCGATTTATACCCTGCACATGTTATTGCAACTGCTGTAGCGTTTATCTGTGGTGTTGTTGCCTTGGGTATTGGTTTGTTGCGTCTGGGGTTCTTGTTGGAATTTATCTCTATGCctgctgttgttggtttCATGACTGGCTCAGCTTTGAATATTGTTGCAGGACAGGTTCCTGGACTGATGGGTTTCAATAAGCTTGTGAATACTCGTGATTCAACCTACAAAGTTATTATCGAAACACTTAAACATTTACCAGATTCTACCATCGATGCCGCCTTTGGTATTATTCCTTTGTTTATTTTATACCTTTGGAAATATGTCTGTGACTTTGGTCCAAAAAGGTACCCTAGCAAGCAGAAGTGGTTCTTCTACACTTCAGTCATGCGTAATGGTGTTGTCATCATTTTTGCCACACTTGTTTCTTGGGGTGCATACTATGACTGGACACACAATAAGTACCCAGGTGGTGCTAAGAAAGTTCCTTGGTCCATTTTAGGAACTGTTCCTTCTGGTTTGAAACACACTGGTGTCATGGAAATGCCTAATGGTATATTCTCCGCTTTTGCAAGTCAAATTCCAGTCTCAGTGattattcttcttctggaacACATATCTATTTCTAAATCCTTTGGTCGTGTCAATGATTATAAGATTGTTCCTGATCAAGAAGTTATTGCTATCGGTGTCACGAATCTTTTAGGTACTTTCTTCAGTGCCTACCCTGCTACTGGTTCTTTCTCCAGATCAGCTTTGAAAGCCAAATGTGGTGTACGTACTCCACTAGCAGGTGTTTATACTGGTGTTGTTGTGCTCTTGGCTCTATACGCATTAACCGAGGCTTTCTACTTCATTCCAAAAGCTAGTTTGTCTGCCGTCATTATTCACGCTGTTGGAGATTTGATGGCTCACTGGAGAGTTACTTGGGATTTTTACTTGATTGCTCCACTTGATGCTGCTATCTTCCTGATCTGTGTGCTTGTCAGTGTTTTCTCAACGATTGAGAATGGTATTTATTTTGCTATGGCCGCATCCGCTGTAACTTTGTTATGGAGGAACCTTCGCACTCATGGACAGTTCCTTGGAAGAATCAAGGTTGCTGAAGTGATCGACCCTATTGTTGTCAGCAGGTCTGGTAGATCTGAGTATTCCGAATCATCCTCCTCAATCAACGAAGATACCGGATCcattgagaagaagaaaatacATATtaaattcttttcaaaagatggTCAGAATTCTGATATTGAACTGCAAACAAAGGAATACTCCAAGGAGTATCCCTCGGATCAGGAGTTTGATCCTTCTAACTTTGACTTATCAAAATTACCCAAACGTACCCGTTTTGCAACCCGATGGGTGCCAATTCCTAAATCAaagtttcctctttcttcgTCTCACACTTATGCAAACTATatcaatgaagaaattgagatTTTACCTCCGCCAACTGGTGTCATTGTATACAGACCTGGTGAAGCTTTCACTTATTTGAATTGTTCCAGGCACTTAGACACCCTTTTGGATTACATGAAGAGTAACACAAGAAGAGGAGAGACAGTTGTTTATAAAGTCAAGTCGGACAGACCCTGGAACGACCCAGGTGAGCTTACGTGGAACTTTAATAGCGTcaagaatattttcaaacggaagaagaacattgattctaatgaagatgaaattgaagttgtcGAAGACAACAGACCTATTCTTAAACTTATACATTTTGACTTTGCCTCAGTTACTGGTGTAGATGTCACATCTATACAAGCATTGGTTGATTTGAGAAAGGCAGTCAGTAGATACACTGGTAGAGATATCGAGTTCCACTTTAGTGGCATAATTAACCCATGGATTAAGAAGTCATTGATCAACGCAGGATTTGGAAAACCATTTCAACCTTTGAAGGGATCAACTATAGATAATGCTGTATCATCAGAACATCGTTATTATGATATTGGTACTTCATATGATGAGTATGATAGCACCTTTTCAGCTGAAACGTACGATGACGCTGAGCTTCAGATAGGAAGACATAGATATTACGCCGTGAACAGTACAGAGACTCCGTTTATACATTTGGACATTCCATCTTACGACTACTTGGAGTAG
- a CDS encoding Zinc-finger transcription factor of the Zn(2)-Cys(6) binuclear cluster domain type, with translation MQVLATLHKTLLFSIVINESIDMVPTKKKRSFYGCWTCRSRKVKCDNGRPSCQRCQKSNLNCLGYNIKLSWSTPYTVGKHGTLVPLSNYVLDKEDDSIQRRNISLVRFTSDSTYKNDKDLDLVLDELEQLPVYGNSPNKRGPFMVFQASTDHKVKTETNTSIPNDSSKDLFSIRSLSSTNLVPYMTMDVVDVINQNRDFVLEAFDSNFVHQDAFTHALNTTLEDELELHHSAPASTFPERDRIVIHEQLKPSALVTFKGIKGDINSNPRDEQEVLDCLFPNYYNSEANHSILEMSLSRNQELNNLDKTYKLFENLSHSHISSIREYSFPWLLSTQMFQKLITNFQSEKHFMMLLTFRGNVMDSVILPVLYRAIGQMSILTADIEHEFGRIISSEMFHKRMMRIMVLSALNISAFLLYRKSLFEQNFYGSDYLEIAIVLRRFIILELSNLIKCLLVPSGVPFKDAKRKLQIKNGKLVNYLITNDLIKELIVVLVFFIKIDELFGIIDNFTTLFDILDQLVDYLNNYKPSFYENADMLEKNINLKLIIMYYKFMQIFFFSTTNIDLFNYEVKDKNFEDMLDENYNKISAATLNDSFNPDAFFNIDFLQEEVSVSEKQNKSFLSKSFPARFNFAKGYSDSEEESNHNQTGSENRYYTKDNENSRVANSPTIKESLIHIPYPYNESVYKYRDESIVSTLELTYGMPETLFQLFKKTVTLTNHHSFFKRRNLKHPRNFSKVASDLETELKSWTLPWILYESSDTISISFLSTFHRILFHMSMSYYNSILIYFYIFVQDFKASDLSSLVQESLTHLEALVSLSVSSNVVKDFTVHVPFWPFFVCACGATLEADQARAVALMKNFKTNERWIGKQLIHAVWEKHRQKFTDTNWVTMTKVGT, from the coding sequence ATGCAAGTCTTAGCGACCTTACATAAAACCCTCCTCTTCTCCATAGTTATCAATGAGTCTATAGACATGGTCCCAACTAAGAAAAAGAGGTCATTTTATGGGTGTTGGACGTGCCGAAGCAGAAAGGTTAAGTGTGACAACGGTAGACCGTCTTGCCAGCGATGCCAGAAATCCAATCTGAATTGCTTGGGCTACAATATCAAGCTCAGCTGGTCAACTCCCTATACAGTTGGAAAACATGGCACTCTTGTTCCATTATCTAACTATGTTTTGgacaaagaagatgactCTATACAACGAAGAAACATATCTCTGGTAAGGTTCACAAGTGATTCAACTTATAAGAACGACAAAGATTTGGACTTGGTGCTCGATGAGTTGGAACAACTACCTGTCTATGGAAACTCGCCTAACAAAAGAGGCCCTTTTATGGTGTTCCAGGCGTCAACAGATCACAAGGTAAAGACAGAGACAAACACAAGCATACCTAATGATAGTTCAAAGGATCTATTCAGCATCAGAAGTTTAAGTTCCACTAATCTCGTGCCATACATGACCATGGATGTAGTTGATGTGATTAATCAGAATAGGGATTTCGTATTAGAAGCATTCGATTCAAACTTTGTGCATCAAGACGCCTTCACGCATGCTCTGAATACCaccttggaagatgaacttgaacttcATCACTCTGCCCCTGCCTCTACTTTCCCAGAGCGAGATAGAATTGTTATCCACGAGCAGCTGAAGCCTTCTGCGTTAGTGACTTTCAAAGGAATCAAGGGAGACATTAACTCCAATCCTCGGGATGAACAAGAAGTTCTTGATTGTCTATTTCCAAACTACTACAACTCTGAGGCTAACCATAGCATCTTAGAGATGTCCTTATCACGAAACCAAGAGCTGAATAATTTAGACAAAACATACAAGCTCTTCGAAAACCTTTCACATTCTCATATCTCATCGATCAGAGAGTATTCTTTTCCTTGGCTTCTATCTACtcaaatgtttcaaaaattaaTTACCAATTTCCAGTCAGAAAAACATTTCATGATGCTTCTAACTTTCAGAGGAAATGTTATGGACTCTGTCATTCTCCCTGTGCTGTACCGAGCTATAGGACAAATGTCGATCTTAACTGCAGACATTGAGCATgaatttggaagaattaTTTCATCTGAAATGTTTCACAAGAGGATGATGAGAATAATGGTATTGAGTGCTTTGAATATAAGTGCTTTCTTACTCTACCGAAAAAGTCTATTCGAACAAAATTTTTACGGTTCTGATTACCTGGAAATTGCTATCGTTTTAAGAAGATTTATAATCCTTGAACTTTCCAACCTTATAAAATGCTTACTGGTACCCTCTGGGGTACCATTCAAGGATGCTAAAAGAAAACTACAAATCAAAAACGGTAAACTTGTGAATTACCTGATCACTAATGACTTGATAAAAGAATTGATTGTGGTTCttgtatttttcattaAGATTGATGAGCTTTTTGGAATAATAGACAATTTCACCACTCTGTTTGACATCCTTGATCAGTTGGTGGATTATCTGAACAACTATAAACCTTCATTTTATGAGAATGCTGACATGCTGGAAAAGAATATCaacttgaagttgattATTATGTATTACAAGTTTAtgcaaatcttcttcttctccactACAAACATTGACCTATTTAATTACGAAGTCAAAGATAAAAACTTCGAAGACATGCTCGATGAAAATTATAATAAGATCAGTGCGGCCACGCTGAATGACTCTTTTAACCCAGATGCCTTCTTTAATATAGACTTTTTACAAGAGgaagtttctgtttctgaaaaacaaaacaaaagtttcctTAGCAAGAGTTTTCCAGCTAGGTTCAACTTTGCTAAAGGCTATTCTGACTCGGAAGAGGAGTCCAATCACAATCAAACAGGGTCGGAAAACCGTTACTATACCAAAGACAATGAAAATTCACGAGTTGCTAATTCACCCACCATAAAGGAATCGTTGATTCATATCCCCTACCCGTACAACGAATCTGTTTACAAATACAGGGATGAATCTATAGTTTCCACTTTGGAGCTAACCTATGGAATGCCAGAAACgcttttccaacttttcaagaaaacaGTCACTCTAACAAACCATCAtagtttcttcaagagaagaaacttgaaacaCCCTAGAAATTTCTCAAAGGTTGCAAGTGATCTAGAAACCGAATTAAAGAGTTGGACGTTACCGTGGATTCTCTATGAATCCAGTGATACTATCTCCATTTCATTTCTCAGTACATTTCATCGGATTCTATTTCACATGTCCATGAGTTATTACAATTCAATTCTCATCTACTTTTATATTTTTGTGCAGGATTTCAAAGCGTCCGACTTATCTTCCTTGGTGCAAGAATCACTAACGCACTTGGAGGCTTTGGTCTCTCTTTCTGTTAGTTCAAATGTGGTCAAAGATTTCACTGTCCATGTGCCATTCTGGCCATTCTTTGTCTGCGCCTGTGGAGCTACGCTTGAAGCAGATCAAGCTAGAGCAGTTGCTCTaatgaaaaacttcaaGACGAATGAGAGATGGATAGGCAAGCAACTAATTCACGCTGTATGGGAAAAGCACAGGCAGAAATTTACAGATACAAACTGGGTCACAATGACCAAAGTTGGGACATAA
- a CDS encoding Low-affinity phosphate transporter of the vacuolar membrane, giving the protein MKFSHSLQFNAVPEWSTKYISYSTLKKLIYSLQRDYVNSGALSKTTTPYDSEQEPLRSRFKDSDPVDVFFKALDKELRKIDTFYKQKEKHIYKDFDEIIREIEEFESSYKNSTMQDEPVRKRLRDLIGTIKSNDFATDETGAVSSSRFSINSANDSNCHSYDNLKSLVQRRTSRPELFDDDDFNLDFSTQVTITTKKSLTGIYVALSELKSFIELNQIGFSKALKKFDKSLETEVKAEYLAKLPEVSYIFKPSTLDTLNKKIASVISIYSLLVTDSDFNLAKSELRSHLREHIVWERNTVWRDMLGMERKTQAANLEEVKGTPDGIPIASSINVSLGAGRYLRIPIILVSQTVLKGSAIAFLSILLLFLSPFEDTQQKNCFAILVCASLLWATETIPLYITALLIPLSIVVLGVLKDPYDDHVLTGEEASKYIFSQMWSSVIMLLLGGFTLAAALSKYHVDKSISTWILSKAGNSPPIVLLTIMGVSLFASMWVSNVAAPVLMLSIIQPLLRTLPTGSVFAKQLILGIALASNIGGTASPIASPQNIVALESMDPQPSWGEWFIIALPVAVVALVLVWILLLLTFQNQKHLNLVSIKPIDAPFSFAQWYIVFVTMITIILWCLQSKLSYIFGEMGIIAIIPIIAFYSAGLLVTEDINNYPWNIVLLAMGGIALGKAVSSSGLLAHIAKAIQAQVMDLDIFSISLVFGLLVLVVATFVSHTVAALIIVPLAAEIGNALPEPHPRILIMITALMCSMAMGLPTSGFPNVAAVCQLDEIGVPYLTVGTFITRGVPASVICYGIVILIGFFIMKIINF; this is encoded by the coding sequence ATGAAGTTTAGTCATTCTCTTCAGTTTAATGCGGTACCAGAATGGTCCACTAAGTACATCTCGTACTCGACATTAAAAAAGCTTATCTACTCTTTGCAGCGAGATTATGTCAACAGTGGAGCACTTTCCAAGACTACTACGCCTTATGACAGTGAGCAGGAACCTTTGAGAAGCAGATTCAAAGACTCTGATCCTGTAGATGTCTTTTTCAAGGCACTGGACAAGGAGCTGCGTAAGATCGATACCTTCTACAAACAGAAGGAAAAGCACATTTAtaaagattttgatgagATAAtaagagaaattgaagaattcgAATCTTCTTACAAAAACTCAACGATGCAGGACGAGCCAGTTCGTAAAAGACTAAGAGATTTGATTGGAACTATCAAATCAAACGACTTCGCAACCGATGAAACAGGTGCGgtatcatcttcaagattttcaatCAACTCAGCAAACGATAGTAACTGTCATAGCTACGATAATTTGAAATCCCTTGTTCAGAGAAGAACCTCCAGGCCAGAGCTTTtcgatgatgatgactttAACCTTGATTTTAGCACTCAAGTCACCATTACCACTAAGAAAAGCTTAACTGGTATTTATGTCGCACTTAGCGAATTGAAGTCTTTCATTGAGTTGAATCAGATAGGGTTTTCGAAAGCCTTGAAGAAGTTCGATAAATCGTTGGAAACAGAGGTTAAGGCAGAATATTTGGCAAAGCTGCCTGAAGTCTCTTATATTTTCAAACCATCAACTCTAGAtactttgaacaaaaaaattgcCTCCGTTATCTCTATCTACTCTCTTTTGGTTACGGACAGCGACTTCAATCTTGCCAAATCAGAATTAAGATCCCATTTAAGAGAACATATTGTTTGGGAGAGAAACACCGTCTGGAGAGATATGTTGGGGATGGAGAGAAAGACACAAGCTGCTAATCTTGAAGAGGTCAAAGGCACCCCTGATGGAATTCCTATTGCAAGCAGCATCAATGTTTCGCTGGGCGCTGGAAGGTATCTTAGAATTCCAATTATTTTGGTTTCTCAAACAGTACTTAAAGGCTCTGCAATTGCGTTCCTGTCAATCTTGcttctcttcctttctccatttgaagatactCAGCAAAAGAACTGTTTCGCAATACTGGTCTGCGCATCTTTACTTTGGGCAACAGAAACAATTCCACTATACATTACAGCCCTACTAATTCCCTTATCAATTGTAGTGTTAGGTGTGCTCAAAGATCCATATGATGACCATGTACTCACCGGAGAAGAAGCTTCAAAGTACATTTTTTCCCAAATGTGGTCGTCTGTTATAATGTTACTGCTAGGTGGTTTTACACTAGCAGCTGCATTATCCAAGTATCATGTTGACAAGTCCATCTCCACTTGGATCCTTTCAAAGGCAGGAAATTCTCCTCCGATAGTTCTTTTGACCATTATGGGCGTTTCTCTATTTGCATCGATGTGGGTTAGTAACGTGGCGGCGCCAGTTTTGATGTTATCCATCATTCAACCATTGTTGAGAACTCTTCCGACTGGTTCAGTGTTTGCAAAACAGTTGATTTTAGGTATTGCATTGGCATCGAACATTGGAGGCACTGCTTCCCCTATTGCATCCCCCCAGAATATCGTAGCTTTAGAAAGTATGGATCCTCAACCTTCCTGGGGAGAATGGTTCATTATCGCTCTTCCAGTGGCCGTTGTAGCATTGGTATTAGTGTGGATTTTATTATTGCtgacatttcaaaaccaaaagcATCTAAACTTGGTCTCCATCAAACCAATTGACGCTCCATTTTCCTTTGCGCAATGGTACATTGTATTTGTTACCATGATCACCATTATTCTCTGGTGTTTGCAATCCAAATTGAGTTATatctttggagaaatgGGAATTATTGCAATTATACCCATCATTGCCTTTTACTCCGCTGGTCTACTGGTCACTGAGGATATTAATAACTATCCCTGGAATATTGTCCTTCTAGCAATGGGTGGTATTGCCTTGGGTAAAGCTGTCTCATCTTCTGGGTTACTGGCTCATATTGCAAAAGCGATTCAAGCTCAAGTGATGGACTTGGAtattttttccatttcacttgtttttggtttaCTGGTCTTAGTGGTGGCCACATTTGTTTCTCACACTGTTGCAGCCTTGATCATTGTACCATTGGCAGCCGAAATCGGAAATGCTTTACCAGAGCCACATCCCAGGATTTTAATCATGATTACAGCATTGATGTGCTCAATGGCTATGGGTTTGCCAACTTCAGGGTTTCCCAACGTTGCTGCTGTGTGTCAACTGGATGAAATTGGAGTACCGTATTTGACTGTTGGAACATTTATCACGAGAGGTGTTCCAGCTTCTGTAATTTGCTATGGCATTGTGATTTTGATTGGCTTCTTCATCATGAAGATCATAAACTTCTAG
- a CDS encoding RNA-dependent ATPase in the DEAH-box family has translation MSEGTGGVSIRRQHINWSDDSDDEQKKDTKLESVDDLDDDEKQRDEFSKRLKDQDKTANKAPKPRADDTTDMKELRRLAREQYLTKREKDKFLLLKREVNELEEDVAKYGWENLTEKERSEISFKKEILEIFEKRSELLKDGENYQLPDDSTADRKRKADVLYSKEKYEATKQTRDQAWESQQIRMATTGKELNLEEFSLPDSKNYDFVFDEKFHVNFTGNSEEPAIKQAEQMEIQDLKNQEIRNIQQTRESLPVCRYREQLLEAIKDHQVLIIVGETGSGKTTQLPQFLHEAGYTKNGKKVGCTQPRRVAAMSVASRVSKEVGCPVGTTVGYSIRFDDRSTDQTVIKYMTDGMLLREFLNDPELSSYSAMMIDEAHERTLHTDILLGLMKDICKYRKDLRLLISSATMNAEKFSKFFDDAPIFNVPGRRFPVDIHYTIQPEANYLQAAITTIFQIHTNQKETPGDILVFLTGQDEIEYMQENITDICRKLGSKIQEMIICPIYANLPPEMQQKIFEKTPPNARKVVLATNIAETSITIDGIKYVIDPGFVKENVYNPATGMESLVVTPCSQASADQRAGRAGRVGPGKCFRLYTKWSYDNELPKNPTPEILRTNLTSVVLLLLTLGINDLLHFDFMDAPSPEALMKSLELLYSLGGLNEKGRLTKTGRQMAEFPTDPMLARTLLASDQYNCVQEVLTIVSMLGESSALFFRPKKNKAMADKAKQAFVVENGGDHMVLLTIFNQWVDTGYSYQWCKDNFLQFKSLSRARNVRDQLERVCDRVEILNHKEKSEHGISNPGQDSKNSKLLPIQRAFIAGFFPNTAKLSKSGTYKSLKENQLVYIHPSSTLFKAVPPPRYVIYHELVLTSQQFMRNCIPVEERLLTPYLNRM, from the coding sequence ATGTCTGAGGGAACTGGTGGTGTTAGCATTAGAAGGCAGCATATTAACTGGTCAGATGATAGTGATGATGAGCAGAAAAAAGATACCAAACTCGAATCTGTAGATGActtggatgatgatgaaaaacaAAGAGATGAGTTTTCGAAAAGActgaaagatcaagatAAAACTGCGAATAAAGCACCCAAACCACGAGCTGATGATACCACAGATatgaaagaattgagaaGACTAGCGAGGGAGCAGTATCTAACTAAAAGAGAGAAGGACAAGTTCCTACTTTTGAAACGAGAGGTTAATGAACTAGAGGAAGATGTAGCCAAGTATGGATGGGAGAATTTGACAGAGAAGGAACGCTCTGAAATCAGTTTTAAGAAGGAAATTTTAGAGatctttgagaaaagatctgaacttttgaaggacGGAGAAAACTACCAATTGCCAGATGATTCCACAGCGGatagaaagagaaaggctGATGTACTTtattcaaaggaaaaatatGAGGCTACAAAACAAACCAGAGATCAAGCTTGGGAAAGTCAACAGATTAGAATGGCTACTACTGGAAAAGAACTTAATTTGGAGGAATTTAGCCTGCCAGACAGTAAGAATTATGAttttgtctttgatgaaaagttccaTGTCAATTTCACTGGAAACAGTGAAGAACCGGCTATTAAACAAGCGGAACAGATGGAGATTCAAGATCTTAAGAATCAAGAGATCCGAAATATCCAACAAACTAGAGAATCCCTTCCTGTTTGCAGGTATAGAGAACAACTTTTAGAGGCCATAAAGGACCACCAAGTACTCATAATTGTCGGTGAAACAGGATCAGGTAAAACTACTCAACTTCCCCAATTTCTTCATGAAGCTGGGTACacaaaaaatggaaaaaaagTAGGATGTACTCAGCCAAGAAGGGTAGCAGCCATGAGCGTTGCTTCTCGTGTATCCAAAGAAGTTGGCTGTCCTGTTGGAACTACTGTGGGTTACTCTATCAGATTTGACGACAGATCCACTGATCAGACAGTAATTAAGTATATGACTGATGGTATGTTGTTAAGAGAGTTTCTCAATGACCCTGAATTAAGTAGTTATTCAGCCATGATGATCGATGAGGCTCACGAGCGAACACTTCACACTGACATTCTTCTGGGATTAATGAAAGACATCTGTAAATATAGAAAGGATCTGAGATTATTGATCTCGTCAGCTACAATGAATGCGGAAAAGTTTAGCAAATTCTTCGACGATGCTCCAATTTTCAACGTCCctggaagaagatttcCAGTTGATATTCATTACACCATTCAACCGGAGGCAAATTACTTACAAGCTGCGATAACTacaatatttcaaataCATACGaaccaaaaagaaactccTGGGGATATATTGGTATTTCTAACAGGCcaggatgaaattgaatacATGCAAGAAAACATAACCGACATATGTCGCAAACTGGGGTccaaaattcaagaaatgaTCATTTGCCCAATTTATGCCAATCTTCCCCCTGAAATGCAACAGAAAATATTTGAGAAGACTCCTCCCAATGCAAGGAAAGTCGTCTTAGCTACTAATATCGCAGAGACATCAATTACCATTGACGGCATCAAATATGTCATCGACCCAGGATTTGTTAAAGAGAATGTCTACAATCCTGCAACTGGTATGGAGAGTCTGGTGGTGACTCCATGCTCCCAAGCATCCGCTGATCAAAGGGCAGGTCGAGCAGGAAGAGTGGGCCCGGGTAAATGTTTCAGATTGTATACGAAGTGGTCCTACGACAACGAACTGCCTAAAAATCCTACTCCAGAGATTCTAAGGACGAACCTTACCAGTGTGGTTTTATTATTGCTGACTTTGGGGATCAACGATCTCTTGCATTTCGATTTCATGGATGCACCTTCTCCAGAGGCCTTGATGAAGTCTCTGGAGTTACTGTATTCTCTAGGAGGGCTAAACGAAAAAGGCCGGTTGACAAAAACAGGAAGGCAAATGGCCGAGTTTCCAACGGATCCTATGCTAGCAAGGACTCTACTTGCCAGTGATCAATACAATTGTGTTCAGGAAGTTTTGACTATAGTTTCCATGTTGGGAGAATCTAGTGCCTTATTCTTCagaccaaagaaaaacaaagcTATGGCTGATAAGGCCAAGCAAGCATTCGTAGTCGAGAACGGAGGGGACCATATGGTATTGCTAACAATCTTCAATCAATGGGTGGACACAGGATATTCATATCAGTGGTGCAAGGATAACTTCCTGCAATTTAAATCGCTATCAAGGGCTAGAAACGTCCGAGATCAGTTAGAAAGAGTGTGCGACAGagttgaaatattgaatcacaaagaaaaatccGAACACGGAATCTCAAACCCAGGACAGGATAGCAAAAACAGCAAACTACTGCCGATTCAACGAGCGTTCATCGCCGGTTTCTTCCCTAATACAGCTAAACTGTCTAAAAGTGGGACTTATAAGTCGTTAAAGGAAAACCAGTTAGTGTACATTCATCCTTCCTCGACATTATTTAAAGCTGTACCACCTCCAAGGTATGTTATCTATCATGAATTAGTCTTAACGAGCCAGCAGTTCATGAGAAACTGTATCCCCGTTGAAGAAAGACTTCTTACCCCATATTTGAATAGAATGTGA